From Brassica oleracea var. oleracea cultivar TO1000 chromosome C3, BOL, whole genome shotgun sequence, a single genomic window includes:
- the LOC106332173 gene encoding pirin-like protein At2g43120 codes for MRAAINKANTLRGLVTFGLIRNITSMSSSSSQSFVSRSVIKKVFAKLQREGDGAVVRRGISRSEQMLLDPFLMLDEFSVSPPAGFPDHPHRGFETVTYVLEGGITHQDFKGHKGTIYAGDVQWMTAGRGIIHSEMPEEEVNKGLQLWINLSSSEKMIEPNYQELSSSDIPKAEQNGVEVKVIAGESMGIQSPVYTRTPTMFLDFILHPGAQFHQNVPESWNAFAYVLESGEGGAVFGSSNSSPVSAHNVVVFGQGNDGVSEWNKSSSKKLRFVLIAGEPIGEPVVQYGPFVMNTQAEIDMTIEDYHYSKNGFEMAKYWKSQ; via the exons ATGAGAGCTGCGATAAACAAAGCAAATACGCTTCGAGGTTTGGTTACATTCGGGTTGATCAGAAACATCACATCCATGTCTTCTTCTTCTTCCCAAAGTTTCGTGTCAAGATCTGTAATCAAGAAAGTCTTCGCCAAGCTTCAGAGAGAAGGCGATGGAGCCGTCGTTAGACGTGGCATTTCCAG GAGTGAGCAGATGCTGTTGGATCCTTTCTTGATGCTAGATGAATTCTCCG TTTCACCTCCAGCTGGATTCCCAGATCATCCTCACAGAG GTTTTGAAACTGTTACATACGTACTAGAG GGAGGGATTACTCATCAAGATTTCAAAGGCCATAAGGGTACAATATATGCCGGTGATGTTCAG TGGATGACTGCAGGAAGAGGAATCATTCACTCTGAAATGCCTGAAGAAGAAGTTAACAAAGGTTTACAGCTTTGGATCAATCTTTCCTCCTCCGAGAAAAT GATAGAGCCAAATTATCAAGAACTGTCGAGTTCAGACATACCAAAGGCAGAACAAAACGGTGTCGAAGTCAAAGTCATAGCAGGAGAATCAATGGGTATTCAATCTCCTGTTTACACAAGAACACCAACAATGTTCCTCGACTTCATTCTCCATCCAGGAGCTCAGTTCCACCAGAACGTTCCGGAATCTTGGAACGCGTTTGCTTACGTTCTAGAAAGCGGAGAAGGCGGAGCTGTTTTCGGCTCATCAAACTCCTCTCCTGTTTCAGCGCACAACGTTGTGGTGTTTGGACAAGGAAATGACGGTGTTAGCGAGTGGAACAAGTCATCTTCCAAGAAGTTGCGGTTTGTATTAATTGCTGGAGAACCGATAGGTGAACCGGTGGTTCAGTACGGTCCGTTTGTGATGAATACACAAGCTGAGATTGATATGACGATTGAAGATTATCACTACAGTAAGAATGGCTTTGAAATGGCAAAGTATTGGAAGTCACAATGA
- the LOC106332274 gene encoding ras-related protein RABA5c, whose product MSDDERGEEYLFKIVIIGDSAVGKSNLLTRYARNEFNPNSKATIGVEFQTQSMVIDGKEVKAQIWDTAGQERFRAVTSAYYRGAVGALVVYDITRSSTFENVGRWLDELNTHSDRTVAKMLIGNKCDLESIRAVSVEEGKGLAESHGFFFMETSALDSTNVKTAFEMVIREIYSNISRKQLNSDSYKEELTVNRVSLVKNENEGTKTFSCCSS is encoded by the exons ATGTCGGACGACGAGAGAGGTGAAGAGTACCTCTTCAAGATCGTCATCATCGGAGACTCCGCCGTCGGCAAGTCCAATCTCCTCACCCGCTACGCTCGCAACGAGTTCAACCCCAACTCAAAAGCCACCATAGGCGTCGAGTTTCAGACTCAGAGCATGGTCATCGACGGCAAGGAGGTCAAAGCTCAGATTTGGGATACCGCCGGTCAAGAACGTTTCCGCGCCGTCACTTCCGCTTATTACCGTGGCGCTGTCGGAGCACTCGTCGTCTACGACATCACTCGCAGCTCCACGTTCGAGAACGTTGGTCGCTGGCTCGATGAACTCAACA CTCACTCTGATAGAACAGTAGCGAAGATGCTTATTGGGAACAAGTGCGATCTCGAGAGCATTAGAGCAGTGAGTGTTGAGGAAGGTAAAGGCCTTGCGGAGTCTCATGGTTTTTTTTTCATGGAGACATCAGCGCTTGACTCGACCAATGTGAAGACAGCTTTTGAGATGGTTATTCGTGAGATCTATAGTAACATTAGTAGGAAGCAGCTTAACTCTGATTCTTACAAAGAGGAACTAACTGTGAATCGGGTTAGTTTGGTCAAGAACGAGAACGAAGGGACAAAGACGTTTAGTTGCTGTTCGAGTTAA